The Pleurodeles waltl isolate 20211129_DDA chromosome 6, aPleWal1.hap1.20221129, whole genome shotgun sequence genome has a segment encoding these proteins:
- the LOC138301461 gene encoding uncharacterized protein produces the protein MLRPGAGYAPVMVQPPSSQAPATARLQSQPDSSHPPGRLQPQHDSSHSQTSAIPQPDSRLQPTSPGARGMLGPRASNAPVMVQSHHSQTPATARLQPSPRQTPPMARLQTHHSQIPATARLQPPSLGARGMLGPRASNAPVIVQPPPSQTPAIPQPDSSHSQTPATPQPDSIHSQTTANTQPDSSHTTARLQPQPDFSHTTDSVIKKI, from the coding sequence ATGCTGAGACCAGGTGCCGGCTATGCCCCAGTCATGGTCCAGCCACCCTCCAGCCAGGCTCCAGCTACAGCCAGACTCcagtcacagccagactccagccaTCCCCCAGGCAGACTCCAACCACAGCATGACTCCAGCCACAGCCAGACTTCAGCCATCCCCCAGCCAGACTCCAGACTTCAGCCAACCTCCCCTGGGGCACGAGGCATGCTGGGACCACGTGCCAGCAATGCCCCAGTCATGGTCCAgtcacaccacagccagactccagcCACAGCCAGACTCCAGCCATCCCCCAGGCAGACTCCACCCATGGCCAGACTCCAGACACACCACAGCCAGATTCCAGCCACAGCCAGGCTTCAGCCACCCTCCCTTGGTGCACGAGGCATGCTGGGGCCACGTGCCAGCAATGCCCCAGTCATAGTCCAGCCACCCCCCAGCCAGACTCCAGCCATCCCCCAGCCAGACTCCAGCCACAGCCAGACTCCagccacaccacagccagactccatTCACAGCCAGACTACAGCCAACACCCAGCCAGACTCCagccacaccacagccagactccagcCACAGCCAGACTTCAGCCACACCACAgacagtgtaataaaaaaaatctga